A genomic stretch from Microbacterium proteolyticum includes:
- a CDS encoding signal peptidase I, producing the protein MTDIVATTTRGRRRAQLAAAILIALLAAVVATVLSLTGARLFVIETASMAETAPVGTLVVAHPKPAYAVGDVITFVVDGRTVTHRIVGVQEGRFITQGDLNGSPDAWQLQPDQIVGTVVAIVPGLGFLLKAAPVLFLAGIVVETVARLIGGKRRGWRVGLRLTGWSVAVSGLSLWLRPWFNVQMMDFRAADDGSGALMHIVNTGLFPVLAGATRLVSGEDGVILSTDQLPSGAYALSPTPDPDWPVRVMLIAFCMVPFLASLLVRADDPLPVQGGLRVRPDRSARGWVLVPIAVVTIIAVVVLTSVSSSQAALAASVKNDTNSTATNTYFTCRGAAQSVGRSDTHAAYSVEGTGLLGLNLLTIEADIAGPNRTGIYRKAMTTTSSVACPRDQPRRAVVFDGSQCLYMPAQGQRNDPDFFTAEAWFSTTSRTSGKIIGYGDGATTDNTYWDRHIWIDTSGRLNYGLFPNARVVLSTPEGRSYADGAWHHVAATLSSAGASFYVDGALVGTSPSTTTGQKYTGSWRIGCGNLTNWTSNPSSFFTGTIQYAAVYTRALTATEIAAHAAAGR; encoded by the coding sequence ATGACCGACATCGTGGCGACCACGACCCGAGGACGCCGCCGAGCCCAGCTCGCGGCCGCGATTCTCATCGCGCTCCTCGCGGCCGTGGTCGCCACGGTGCTGTCGCTGACGGGGGCCCGCCTGTTCGTGATCGAGACGGCGAGCATGGCCGAGACCGCGCCCGTCGGCACACTGGTCGTGGCGCACCCCAAGCCCGCCTACGCCGTCGGCGACGTCATCACCTTCGTCGTCGACGGGCGCACCGTCACCCACCGCATCGTGGGTGTGCAGGAGGGGCGGTTCATCACCCAGGGCGACCTCAACGGTTCGCCCGACGCGTGGCAGCTCCAGCCCGATCAGATCGTGGGCACCGTCGTCGCGATCGTCCCCGGTCTCGGCTTCCTGCTCAAGGCCGCGCCGGTGTTGTTCCTCGCCGGCATCGTCGTCGAGACCGTCGCCCGGCTCATCGGCGGGAAGCGGCGCGGATGGCGGGTCGGATTGCGACTGACGGGCTGGTCGGTGGCCGTCAGCGGGTTGTCGTTGTGGCTGCGCCCGTGGTTCAACGTGCAGATGATGGACTTCCGCGCCGCCGACGACGGTTCCGGGGCCCTGATGCACATCGTCAACACGGGTCTCTTCCCGGTGCTGGCGGGGGCGACGCGTCTGGTCAGCGGGGAGGACGGCGTCATCCTGTCCACCGACCAGCTCCCTTCGGGTGCCTACGCGCTTTCGCCGACGCCCGACCCCGACTGGCCCGTGCGGGTGATGCTCATCGCGTTCTGCATGGTTCCGTTCCTGGCCTCCCTGCTGGTCCGCGCCGACGACCCGCTTCCCGTGCAGGGCGGGCTGCGTGTGCGGCCCGACCGGAGCGCACGCGGGTGGGTGCTCGTGCCCATCGCCGTCGTCACGATCATCGCCGTCGTCGTGCTCACCTCCGTCTCGTCCTCGCAGGCGGCTCTCGCCGCGTCGGTCAAGAACGACACGAACAGCACCGCGACCAACACGTACTTCACGTGCCGGGGCGCTGCGCAGAGTGTCGGGCGCAGCGACACCCACGCCGCCTATTCGGTCGAGGGGACGGGACTGCTCGGCCTGAACCTGCTGACCATCGAGGCCGACATCGCGGGCCCGAACCGCACCGGCATTTATCGCAAGGCGATGACGACGACGAGCAGCGTGGCGTGCCCCCGCGATCAACCGCGCCGCGCGGTCGTCTTCGACGGGTCGCAGTGTCTCTACATGCCCGCCCAGGGGCAGCGGAACGACCCGGACTTCTTCACGGCCGAGGCCTGGTTCTCGACGACGTCGCGGACGTCGGGGAAGATCATCGGCTACGGCGACGGGGCGACCACCGACAACACTTACTGGGACCGGCACATCTGGATCGACACGTCCGGGCGCCTCAACTACGGACTGTTCCCCAACGCGCGAGTGGTCCTGTCCACCCCTGAGGGGCGTTCCTACGCCGACGGGGCGTGGCACCACGTGGCCGCCACGCTCTCGAGCGCGGGGGCCTCCTTCTACGTCGACGGCGCCCTCGTCGGCACCTCGCCGAGCACCACCACCGGGCAGAAATACACCGGCTCCTGGCGCATCGGCTGCGGAAACCTCACCAACTGGACGTCCAACCCCTCGAGCTTCTTCACCGGCACGATCCAGTACGCCGCGGTCTACACGCGCGCGCTCACGGCGACCGAGATCGCCGCGCACGCCGCCGCGGGGCGGTGA
- a CDS encoding MetQ/NlpA family ABC transporter substrate-binding protein — translation MTSRTTARLATILSASAAALLFTLTGCAGGSGAGDDSSRIVIGADDGNEAHWTVLKQKLADEGIDLEVRTINDGVQLNQGVQDGELDVNLFQHLIYLSQFNVENNGTLVPVGATAVYPLALYSEQYTDVKDLPEGATVAIPNNPTNLARGLLNLQTAGLLTLKDGGTALSTPADIETTKVTLLPVDTNQTVTALKDGSAQAAIVNNTQAQKGGLGDELIIFKEDLNNPQLAPYINAFVTRDDKKDDPRWEKLVAAYHSPEVEEAVTELNQGNLQFKTEWTGAQLQDELTSLEDALKAQKG, via the coding sequence ATGACTTCACGCACCACCGCACGCCTGGCCACGATCCTCAGTGCATCCGCTGCAGCTCTCCTCTTCACCCTCACCGGTTGCGCCGGTGGTTCCGGCGCGGGAGACGACTCCTCGCGCATCGTCATCGGCGCCGACGACGGCAACGAGGCGCACTGGACGGTGCTGAAGCAGAAGCTCGCCGACGAGGGCATCGACCTCGAGGTGCGCACCATCAATGACGGCGTGCAGCTCAACCAGGGCGTGCAGGACGGCGAGCTCGACGTGAACCTGTTCCAGCACCTCATCTACCTGTCGCAGTTCAACGTCGAGAACAACGGCACGCTCGTGCCCGTCGGCGCGACCGCGGTGTACCCGCTCGCGCTGTACTCGGAGCAGTACACCGACGTGAAGGACCTGCCCGAGGGCGCGACCGTCGCGATCCCGAACAACCCCACCAACCTCGCCCGGGGCCTCCTCAACCTGCAGACCGCGGGCCTGCTGACCCTGAAGGACGGCGGCACCGCGCTGTCGACGCCCGCCGACATCGAGACGACCAAGGTGACGCTGCTCCCCGTCGACACCAACCAGACGGTGACCGCCCTGAAGGACGGCAGCGCCCAGGCCGCCATCGTCAACAACACCCAGGCGCAGAAGGGCGGGCTCGGTGACGAGCTCATCATCTTCAAGGAAGACCTGAACAACCCGCAGCTCGCGCCCTACATCAACGCCTTCGTCACGCGCGATGACAAGAAGGACGACCCCCGCTGGGAGAAGCTCGTCGCCGCCTACCACTCGCCCGAGGTCGAGGAAGCCGTCACCGAGCTGAACCAGGGCAACCTGCAGTTCAAGACGGAATGGACCGGCGCGCAGCTGCAGGACGAGCTGACCAGCCTCGAAGACGCCCTCAAGGCCCAGAAGGGATGA
- a CDS encoding methionine ABC transporter ATP-binding protein has product MTAVIELRSVTKSFRTDRRTSSTAVDDVSLTVEEGSIVGVIGYSGAGKSTLVRLLNGLEQPTSGTVEVLGVDVGAASEAKLRDLRRRVGMIFQQFNLFSSRTVAANVAYPLKVAGWKKADRDKRVAELLDFVGIGDKAKQYPRRLSGGQKQRVGIARAIATDPRILLADEATSALDPQTTAEVLDLLREINRRLGITIVVITHQISIVHELCDQVIVMEGGRVVDSGDTYRVFAHPRAELTKRFVAAVTQGVPSGEALSALAAGGGDLVSVEVNEFTSEDVSEVFHRHGARHSVVYGGVTDVLGKQLGTLTYRVHAENLDAIVAELRAHTDVVVPTVEARA; this is encoded by the coding sequence ATGACCGCGGTCATCGAGCTGCGGAGCGTCACCAAGAGCTTCCGCACCGATCGCCGCACCTCCTCCACCGCCGTCGACGACGTGTCGCTGACGGTGGAGGAGGGGTCGATCGTCGGGGTCATCGGCTACTCCGGCGCCGGCAAGTCGACGCTCGTGCGCCTGCTGAACGGCCTCGAGCAGCCGACGTCAGGCACCGTCGAGGTGCTCGGCGTCGACGTGGGGGCGGCATCCGAGGCGAAGCTGCGCGACCTGCGGCGCCGCGTCGGCATGATCTTCCAGCAGTTCAACCTCTTCTCGTCGCGCACCGTCGCGGCCAACGTCGCCTACCCGCTCAAGGTCGCCGGGTGGAAGAAGGCCGACCGCGACAAGCGCGTCGCCGAGCTGCTCGACTTCGTCGGCATCGGCGACAAGGCGAAGCAGTACCCGCGGCGCCTGTCGGGCGGCCAGAAGCAGCGCGTCGGCATCGCCCGGGCCATCGCGACCGACCCCCGCATCCTGCTCGCCGATGAGGCGACGAGCGCGCTCGACCCGCAGACCACGGCTGAGGTGCTCGACCTGCTGCGCGAGATCAACCGACGCCTGGGGATCACCATCGTCGTCATCACGCACCAGATCTCGATCGTGCACGAGCTGTGCGACCAGGTCATCGTCATGGAAGGCGGCCGCGTCGTCGACAGCGGCGACACGTATCGCGTCTTCGCTCACCCGCGCGCCGAGCTGACCAAGCGCTTCGTCGCGGCGGTCACCCAGGGCGTGCCGTCGGGCGAGGCGCTGTCGGCGCTCGCCGCGGGCGGGGGCGACCTGGTCAGTGTCGAGGTGAACGAGTTCACCAGCGAAGACGTCTCCGAGGTGTTCCACCGTCACGGCGCCCGGCACTCGGTCGTCTACGGCGGTGTCACCGACGTGCTCGGCAAGCAGCTCGGCACCCTCACCTACCGCGTGCACGCCGAGAACCTGGACGCCATCGTGGCCGAGCTGCGCGCCCACACCGACGTCGTCGTGCCCACCGTGGAGGCCCGCGCATGA
- a CDS encoding methionine ABC transporter permease, which translates to MNKWDTLTPVLLQSIGETVYMVAVSLLISGVAGLVIGALLYATRPGNLFENRVVFAIANLVINVIRPIPFIIFLTAVAPVTRAVTGTTLGTDAAIVPITIMATVVIARVVEQNLVAVDPGTVEAARAVGARRIGVLFGVVIPEALAPLILGYTFMFIAVVDMSAMAGYIGGGGLGNFAIIYGYQQFNQQATWVTVAIIVVIVQAGQLLGNALAHRILRR; encoded by the coding sequence ATGAACAAGTGGGACACCCTCACCCCGGTGCTGCTGCAGTCCATCGGCGAGACCGTCTACATGGTGGCCGTGTCGCTGCTCATCTCGGGCGTCGCGGGTCTCGTCATCGGCGCGCTGCTCTACGCTACCCGGCCCGGCAACCTGTTCGAGAACCGCGTGGTCTTCGCCATCGCGAACCTCGTGATCAACGTCATCCGACCGATCCCCTTCATCATCTTCCTCACCGCGGTGGCCCCGGTCACCCGCGCCGTGACGGGGACGACCCTGGGGACGGATGCCGCGATCGTGCCGATCACGATCATGGCCACGGTCGTGATCGCCCGCGTCGTCGAGCAGAACCTCGTCGCTGTCGACCCGGGCACCGTCGAGGCCGCCCGGGCCGTGGGGGCCCGCCGCATCGGCGTGCTGTTCGGCGTCGTCATCCCCGAGGCTCTGGCCCCGCTGATCCTCGGCTACACGTTCATGTTCATCGCGGTCGTCGACATGTCGGCGATGGCGGGCTACATCGGCGGCGGCGGGCTCGGAAACTTCGCGATCATCTACGGCTACCAGCAGTTCAATCAGCAGGCGACGTGGGTGACCGTGGCGATCATCGTCGTGATCGTGCAGGCCGGCCAGCTCCTCGGCAACGCCCTGGCCCACCGCATCCTGCGCCGCTGA
- a CDS encoding DoxX family protein produces the protein MSIVRTLARWLLGVALLFTGTAHLTFARDEFVAQVPSWLPLPVDVTVMASGVVEIALGLALLVLGRFRVAVGWIVAAFFVAILPGNIEQFMRGTDAFGLDTDLARGIRLLFQPLLVVWALWSTGAWKAWRGRRRARGR, from the coding sequence GTGAGCATCGTCCGCACCCTCGCCCGCTGGCTGCTCGGCGTCGCGCTGCTGTTCACGGGCACCGCGCACCTCACGTTCGCGCGCGACGAGTTCGTCGCCCAGGTGCCATCGTGGCTGCCGCTTCCGGTCGACGTCACCGTCATGGCATCCGGGGTCGTCGAGATCGCGCTCGGCCTCGCCCTCCTCGTCCTCGGTCGCTTCCGTGTGGCGGTGGGCTGGATCGTCGCGGCCTTCTTCGTCGCGATCCTCCCCGGCAACATCGAGCAGTTCATGCGGGGGACCGATGCGTTCGGCCTCGACACCGATCTCGCCCGCGGCATCCGTCTGCTCTTCCAGCCTCTGCTGGTGGTCTGGGCATTGTGGTCGACCGGTGCGTGGAAGGCGTGGCGGGGGCGACGACGAGCCCGCGGGCGCTGA
- a CDS encoding HAMP domain-containing protein, with product MGTAHASATGAGWTVRTRIVIVITVVAAIGLLSVGAAVYIVERARILAAVDNRLEAAQKSARALVAVGTGDTPWASSTAALEATVTRINPDDNTGALGVIDGVAAFIPGVPLDVDLRSAPGFVEHVSAAAAQDPVIGTYAEEGVAWRYLAAPIAIDGSPEPSRVLFVTAYDLDGELSEFDAAARVYLIAAAVVLIVIAASAGLVAARLLQPLRRMRETAARVSARSLAERLPVEGNDDVSALAATMNDMLDRLDDALGAQRMLLSDVGHELKTPVTIVSGHLDVMDVDNPVDVRETRALVLDELARMGRLVQDLA from the coding sequence ATGGGAACCGCCCACGCGTCCGCCACGGGCGCCGGGTGGACGGTACGGACGCGCATCGTCATCGTCATCACCGTCGTCGCCGCGATCGGTCTGCTGTCGGTGGGGGCGGCGGTCTACATCGTCGAGCGCGCGCGGATCCTCGCCGCCGTCGACAACCGGCTCGAGGCGGCGCAGAAGTCCGCGCGCGCGCTCGTCGCCGTCGGTACCGGCGACACCCCGTGGGCGTCATCGACGGCTGCTCTCGAGGCGACCGTGACCCGCATCAATCCGGACGACAACACCGGCGCGCTCGGTGTCATCGACGGGGTCGCGGCGTTCATCCCCGGCGTCCCCCTCGATGTGGATCTGCGGAGCGCCCCGGGCTTCGTCGAGCACGTGAGCGCGGCGGCCGCGCAGGACCCCGTCATCGGGACGTACGCCGAGGAGGGCGTCGCCTGGCGGTATCTCGCCGCGCCGATCGCGATCGACGGCTCGCCGGAGCCCTCGCGCGTCCTGTTCGTGACGGCCTACGACCTCGACGGCGAACTGTCGGAGTTCGACGCCGCCGCGCGGGTCTACCTGATCGCCGCGGCCGTCGTCCTCATCGTCATCGCCGCGAGCGCCGGGTTGGTCGCGGCGCGTCTGCTGCAGCCCCTGCGCCGCATGCGCGAGACGGCGGCGCGCGTGTCGGCGCGGTCGCTCGCGGAGCGGCTCCCCGTGGAGGGCAACGACGACGTCTCCGCCCTCGCCGCCACGATGAACGACATGCTCGATCGCCTCGACGACGCGCTCGGTGCCCAGCGCATGCTCCTGAGCGACGTCGGGCACGAATTGAAGACGCCGGTGACGATCGTCAGCGGCCACCTCGACGTGATGGACGTCGACAATCCCGTCGACGTCCGCGAGACGCGCGCGCTCGTGCTCGACGAGTTGGCGCGGATGGGGCGCCTCGTGCAGGACCTCGCCTAG
- a CDS encoding sensor histidine kinase has product MGALVERVAVKARGIEGAEVQLGRTAAAYALVDPARITQALLQLAQNGASHGGGDLLIGSRRRGAALELFVRDHGPGVPADQRKRIFDRFHRGVGDDGRGAGGSGLGLSIVSAIAESHGGTARVQDPAEGPGAEFVLSVPVVDAVAAREGPGQPGIAVPPRPPLPDTVRTSNRREG; this is encoded by the coding sequence ATGGGCGCTCTCGTCGAGCGGGTCGCGGTGAAGGCGCGCGGTATCGAGGGCGCCGAGGTGCAGTTGGGGCGCACCGCCGCGGCGTACGCGCTCGTGGACCCGGCCCGGATCACCCAGGCGCTGCTGCAACTGGCGCAGAACGGCGCGAGCCACGGCGGGGGAGACCTGCTGATCGGCAGCCGCCGCCGCGGGGCCGCGCTGGAGCTGTTCGTCCGCGACCACGGCCCGGGGGTGCCCGCCGACCAGCGCAAGCGCATCTTCGACCGCTTCCACCGCGGGGTCGGCGACGACGGGCGCGGCGCCGGCGGCAGCGGGCTCGGCCTCAGCATCGTGTCGGCGATCGCCGAGAGCCACGGTGGCACCGCACGCGTGCAGGACCCCGCCGAGGGCCCGGGGGCGGAGTTCGTCCTGAGCGTCCCCGTCGTCGACGCGGTGGCCGCTCGAGAGGGCCCGGGCCAGCCCGGCATCGCCGTTCCCCCGCGTCCACCGCTCCCCGACACGGTCCGCACGTCGAACCGGAGGGAGGGCTGA
- a CDS encoding response regulator transcription factor produces MASILIADDETRISAFIDKGLRAAGYATRVTGNGREALDLAMSGEFDLVVLDVNLPGMTGFEVLEHLRGSGSAVPVIILTARVELEDTVAGLEGGADDYLGKPFRFDELVARIRLRIRREPAAAALELRHRDIVLDVRQRTAAVAGREIVLSAREFALAEELVRHPGQVLSREQLLSRVWGFDFDPGSNVADVYIGYLRQKLGADRIETVRGVGYRLV; encoded by the coding sequence ATGGCATCCATCCTCATCGCCGATGACGAGACCCGGATCTCGGCGTTCATCGACAAGGGACTGCGCGCGGCGGGGTACGCGACGCGGGTCACGGGGAACGGGCGCGAGGCCCTCGATCTGGCGATGTCGGGGGAGTTCGATCTTGTCGTGCTCGATGTGAACCTCCCCGGGATGACCGGATTCGAGGTTCTGGAGCACCTGCGGGGTTCCGGCTCGGCCGTGCCCGTCATCATCCTCACCGCGCGCGTGGAGCTCGAGGACACCGTCGCCGGTCTCGAAGGCGGCGCCGACGATTACCTGGGGAAGCCGTTCCGGTTCGACGAGCTCGTCGCACGTATCCGCCTTCGCATCCGCCGCGAACCGGCGGCGGCGGCGCTGGAGCTCCGGCACCGCGACATCGTGCTCGACGTGCGCCAGCGCACCGCCGCCGTCGCCGGACGGGAGATCGTCCTGTCGGCTCGGGAATTCGCCCTCGCCGAAGAGTTGGTGCGCCACCCCGGTCAGGTGCTCAGCCGGGAACAGCTCCTCAGCCGCGTGTGGGGGTTCGACTTCGACCCCGGGTCGAATGTGGCCGATGTCTACATCGGCTACCTGCGCCAGAAGCTCGGCGCCGACCGTATCGAGACCGTTCGCGGGGTGGGTTACCGCCTCGTCTGA